In the genome of Lagopus muta isolate bLagMut1 chromosome 21, bLagMut1 primary, whole genome shotgun sequence, one region contains:
- the TMEM52 gene encoding transmembrane protein 52 has product MSNWTSLWYVWLILLTVFMLLLCGITASCKKFCCRKKRPPVQPFPRHPYDLTVVAIDSDSTAHSTITSYSSFQYPPSAPIPSIFVGMDRSPVSPPAYSPYAMDLPPSYDEAVQMGKQHIEVALVSQKLSDIPGQVMSGGQNPIQNSPDIINRDQATQPNSEDETQEQPQL; this is encoded by the exons ATGTCTAATTGGACAAGTCTGTGGTATGTCTG GTTAATCTTGCTGACTGTGTTCATGCTCCTGCTCTGTGGGATCACAGCAAGCTGCAAGAAGTTCTGCTGCCGGAAGAAGAGGCCTCCAGTTCAGCCCTTCCCTCGGCATCCCTATGATCTGACTGTTGTTGCTATTGACAGCGACAGCACCGCTCACAGCACCATCACCT catATAGCTCATTCCAGTACCCTCCGAGTGCCCCTATCCCTTCAATATTTGTGGGTATGGATAGGAGCCCTGTATCCCCTCCAGCTTACAGTCCCTACGCAATGGATTTGCCGCCTTCTTATGATGAAGCCGTCCAAATGGGTAAACAACACATTGAAGTAGCACTGGTCAGCCAGAAACTCAGTGACATCCCAGGACAGGTGATGTCAGGAGGGCAGAATCCCATCCAGAATTCACCTGACATAATCAACAGAGATCAAGCAACACAGCCAAATTCAGAAGATGAAACACaagaacagcctcagctctaG